Below is a genomic region from Bradyrhizobium sp. 1(2017).
CAGCCGCTGCGAAAGCTTTGCCGCGATGCCATGGCCGAGCATCTGCTGCACCAGGCTGTCGCTCGCGGCCATGCCGCCGGTGATGGCGAGATGGGCGATGACGTGGCGGAGCAGGCGGATCATGCCGAGTGCGCCGGGGCGCCCGCCGTAGAGAAAGGCAAGCTGGCGGATCAGGCGCAGCGCGGCGACGAACACGAACAGCACGTCGATCGCCGCTCGCGGCGAGACCGCGGTGACGATCGAGACCTTTTGCGCGGCGGAGGACACCAGCCGCCGCGCCTCGACATCCAGCGGCGACATCAACTCGCGCTCGGCGAGCCGGATCATGTCGGCGCCGTCGATGATCTCACCGGCATGGCTCTCCAGCGTGGCGCGGGCGCGTGCGAGGTGCGGGTTCTGATGCGCGATGTTGAGAAGGTCCTGCACGATGACGCGGCTCTCCTTGCGGTCGTCGCTGGCAAGGACGGCAGCCGCGCGCTGATGCAGCTTCTCGATGGTCGCGAGGCGCGCAAGGCCGAACGCTTCCCGTCCGATCACGACCGCGAGCGCAAGCGCGGTGACGAGCGCAAAGCCAAGTCCGACGAAGCCGAGGCTTTCGCTGCGCGCAAACAAATCCTCGATCAGATGAACTACGCCGAGCCCGACCCCGAGCAGCGTCAACCCGGCGAGGCCGGACCAGAACAGCGTACCCCAGGGAAAGCCGCGCCGCGCCGGTAGCGCCGTTTGAACCGGCACCGGCAGCGCCAGAGGATCGGGCTCCGGCGTGATCTGGATGGTGGCGCGACTGAGCCGGCTGGTCTCGTCGGCTTCGGTGACAACGACGCCGGGATCGTCGAGCCGGAACGTCGCCGGCCGCCGCTGCTGGGATCGCTCGGTCATGACAGCTTGTCTCCGATCAGGAACTGCAGGGCACGGTCGAGGCGGATGTGTGGCAGTGTCGGCTCCTCCGTGCCTTCGCGCTCGAGCTTTGGCGGCCGGAAGCGCAGGAAGCGGAAGTCGCTTGTCTCGGCGGCCCGCGTCGACAGCCCGCGGAACGCATCCGTGCCATTGAACAGCGGTTCGGGATCTAGCGGCAAATCGCCCGGAAAGGTCGCAACCTCGGTGTTGCCGTCGAACAACT
It encodes:
- a CDS encoding YcjF family protein codes for the protein MTERSQQRRPATFRLDDPGVVVTEADETSRLSRATIQITPEPDPLALPVPVQTALPARRGFPWGTLFWSGLAGLTLLGVGLGVVHLIEDLFARSESLGFVGLGFALVTALALAVVIGREAFGLARLATIEKLHQRAAAVLASDDRKESRVIVQDLLNIAHQNPHLARARATLESHAGEIIDGADMIRLAERELMSPLDVEARRLVSSAAQKVSIVTAVSPRAAIDVLFVFVAALRLIRQLAFLYGGRPGALGMIRLLRHVIAHLAITGGMAASDSLVQQMLGHGIAAKLSQRLGEGVLNGLLTARLGLAAIDVTRPLPFAALPPPKLSDLATDLLRKKDDEE